A genomic segment from Candidatus Binatia bacterium encodes:
- the egtD gene encoding L-histidine N(alpha)-methyltransferase → MDPEILAAIRSGLSGPGPKKLPASLLYDELGTALFEAISALPEYGLTRADERILRRHAPAITRGLATPLLVAELGSGTGRKTRWILDALASRQTTHYYPIDISETALAKCATVLGRLPAVRFEAIHADYLAGLASVAAQRRSAHHLLVLFLGSTIGNFEPDAARSFLREVRRTLKPGDALLLGTDRVKPAPTLIRAYDDPLGVTAAFDRNLLARMNRDLGASFDLALFRHEARWREAERRIEMHLVAKRAHEVAIPALDLRVSFKDGESIWTESSYKFEKDDVAKLAKAAGFEVAAEWVDEEWPFAEALLRV, encoded by the coding sequence ATGGATCCGGAGATCCTGGCCGCGATCCGGTCCGGGCTTTCCGGCCCGGGCCCGAAGAAGCTGCCGGCGTCACTCCTCTACGACGAGCTGGGCACGGCCTTGTTCGAGGCGATCAGTGCGCTCCCCGAGTACGGGCTCACGCGCGCGGACGAGCGGATCCTGCGCCGCCACGCCCCGGCCATCACGCGCGGCCTGGCCACGCCGCTCCTCGTGGCCGAGCTGGGGAGCGGAACCGGGCGGAAGACGCGCTGGATCCTGGACGCGCTCGCCTCGCGGCAGACGACGCACTACTACCCCATCGACATCTCGGAGACCGCCCTCGCCAAGTGCGCGACGGTGCTGGGGCGACTCCCCGCCGTGCGCTTCGAGGCGATCCACGCCGACTATCTGGCTGGCCTGGCCAGCGTCGCGGCGCAGCGCCGGAGCGCCCACCATCTCCTGGTTCTTTTCCTGGGGAGCACGATCGGAAATTTCGAGCCCGACGCGGCCCGGTCGTTCCTGCGCGAGGTGCGCCGCACGCTGAAACCGGGAGACGCGCTGCTCCTGGGCACCGATCGGGTCAAGCCGGCGCCCACGCTGATCCGGGCCTACGACGATCCGCTGGGGGTCACCGCGGCGTTCGATCGAAATCTCCTGGCCCGCATGAACCGGGACCTCGGCGCCTCGTTCGACCTCGCCCTCTTCCGCCACGAGGCGCGCTGGCGCGAAGCGGAGCGCCGGATCGAGATGCACCTGGTGGCCAAGCGCGCCCACGAGGTCGCGATTCCGGCGCTCGATCTCCGCGTCTCCTTCAAGGACGGCGAGAGCATCTGGACCGAGAGCTCGTACAAGTTCGAGAAGGACGACGTGGCCAAGCTGGCGAAGGCGGCGGGTTTCGAGGTCGCGGCGGAATGGGTGGACGAAGAGTGGCCGTTCGCGGAGGCGCTGCTCCGGGTCTAG
- a CDS encoding kynureninase, producing the protein MTPGDLAAHYTRFRVSERLLLTGHSHQAWPDVAFDGQVQAWNDAAALVDEKWGRAAEQADRVRRGFARLLGAAPDEVALGQNTHELVLRFLSALPLRERPRLVTTDGEFHSIRRQLDRLAEDGRLEIVKVPADPPDAIADRLAGAVNGRTAAVLASSVLFGNAAIVPGLGSVAVACRAQGTELLVDAYHHLNVVPFSLRAEGLEEAFVVGGGYKYCQLGEGNCFLRVPPHARDYRPVITGWYGEFAHLTDRSSGRVAYAEGPDRWAGATYDPTSHYRAARVFDFFEQQGLTPERLRAISEHQLRLLAGGFDALGKDAGVIARDRSLPLERIGGFLALRSPRAEAICAGLRARGVLADFRGDQLRLGPAPYLADEQIERAIAELGRVAEAQRGA; encoded by the coding sequence CCGAGCGGCTCCTCCTGACGGGTCATTCGCACCAGGCGTGGCCGGACGTCGCGTTCGACGGGCAGGTCCAGGCGTGGAACGACGCGGCGGCGCTGGTGGACGAGAAGTGGGGGCGCGCGGCGGAACAGGCCGACCGCGTGCGCCGCGGCTTCGCCAGGCTCCTCGGCGCCGCGCCGGACGAGGTCGCGCTCGGGCAGAACACCCACGAGCTGGTGCTGCGCTTTCTCTCCGCCCTTCCCCTGCGCGAGCGGCCGCGGCTGGTCACCACCGACGGCGAATTCCACTCGATCCGCCGCCAGCTCGACCGGCTCGCCGAGGATGGACGGCTCGAGATCGTGAAGGTGCCCGCCGACCCTCCCGACGCCATCGCCGATCGCCTCGCCGGGGCCGTGAACGGCAGGACGGCCGCGGTGCTCGCCTCCTCCGTGCTCTTCGGAAACGCGGCGATCGTCCCGGGGCTGGGCTCCGTGGCGGTGGCGTGCCGGGCACAGGGCACCGAGCTGCTGGTCGACGCCTATCACCATCTGAACGTCGTGCCCTTCTCATTGCGCGCCGAGGGGCTGGAGGAGGCGTTCGTCGTGGGCGGCGGCTACAAGTACTGCCAGCTGGGGGAGGGGAACTGCTTCCTGCGGGTTCCGCCGCACGCCCGCGACTACCGGCCGGTGATCACCGGCTGGTACGGCGAGTTCGCGCATCTCACCGATCGCTCGTCCGGACGCGTGGCCTACGCGGAAGGGCCCGACCGATGGGCCGGGGCGACGTACGACCCCACCAGCCACTATCGCGCCGCACGCGTTTTCGATTTCTTCGAGCAGCAGGGGCTCACGCCGGAGCGGCTGCGCGCGATCAGCGAGCATCAGCTGCGTCTCCTGGCCGGCGGCTTCGACGCGCTCGGCAAGGACGCCGGGGTGATCGCGCGCGATCGCTCCCTTCCACTCGAACGGATCGGCGGCTTTCTGGCGCTCCGGTCGCCCCGCGCCGAAGCGATCTGCGCCGGACTCCGCGCGCGCGGCGTCCTGGCCGATTTCCGGGGAGATCAACTACGCCTGGGCCCCGCGCCCTACCTCGCCGACGAGCAGATCGAGCGCGCGATCGCTGAGCTGGGCCGCGTGGCGGAAGCCCAGCGTGGAGCCTGA